One Vicia villosa cultivar HV-30 ecotype Madison, WI linkage group LG5, Vvil1.0, whole genome shotgun sequence genomic window, TGGTCTATGGCAGGATAGAAAATGAATTTCAGATTAAATTTTACGAAAAGATAAACGTATAAGTGTCCATCACATGACCTATCTAAAAGATTTCATGTGCTATGCTTTTCTTCGATCATGTCCATCACATGACCTTTTAGAAAATTAGTTACATCTAAAGTTTGTATCACTTAGTTCGGTTTCATTGGAATTTCATTAGTAATAATATCTTATGACATAATAATATcttagtaaaataataatatctTAGTAAAATCTAAAATAACTCACCTTTTCCATTTGTATCACTTATTCTTATGACATAATAGTATCttagtaaaatataaaataactcACCTTTTCCTTTTCCATGCATAGCAGAATTTGAACAAACTATTATTTCTATGATTagttatttcacgggtcattatcaacacatTACCTTTATAATATTTGCAATTATTAATTATTGTACTCTAAATTCTCAATAATGTaaataatcatatttaaaaagTTTCTACATTATATATGAAAACACCTCTCATtcataattcaaattaattaacatGTATAATTAGTCATTATTGTATACTCACTACACTTAATATTAATTTCACATTGACATGGACTTACAATAAcccttaattaaatttttattggcttattttatgttttattattaataatcaaaataatattattttataaatcacTATTATcacaatttcttttttattttaatcaacaaaatatttgtaaataccATAGTTATTAGTCATATTATTAAATGATCTAAACTATAAATGAACttacccgtgcggcagcacgggtctcttactagttaaattaaaacaaattttattgaatatataaaaaaaaatacatatagaAGTCATAAATAATTGGATTTATCTGGATACATTATCAGTCTCCTTCCTTGACTACAGAGAACTACAGTCTGACTTTGAGAAGTAAACTATTCATATTTCTCtcttgtttttcttcttcatatATATACTCTCTTTAGACGGTGGTTTCTCAattatcaaaatcaaactttgtCATGGAAGGTGGTGCACCTAAGGCTGATATCTCAGCTTTCAGAGAATGTTTATCTCTGTCATGGAAAAATCCCTATGTTCTTCGCCTCGCTTTCTCTGCTGGTATCGGTGGTCTTCTCTTTGGCTATGACACTggttagttttttttcttcttcttctttttcttttttttatatatcactgtctttggttttatttattttttcatatgcTTAGGAGTGATATCTGGAGCACTGTTGTATATCAAAGATGATTTCAAAGATGTGGATACAAAGACTTGGCTTCAGGTACTTCATGTTTGTTTATTTCATTATCATCTATACTAGAAACAAACAAATCTTCTCTTTTCCTTATTAAGATCatcttcataaaaaaaaatagaggatTTTATATTGGGGAGATAAatacaaataatattaaaatctttctcataatattttatatatatatatatatatatatatatatatatatatatatatatatatatatatatatatatatatatatatatatatatatatatatatatatatatatatatatatatatatatatatatatatatatatatatatatatatatatatatatatatatatttatatattatttgtgtCTATCTCTTAAAGGGAGAcacctaggggtgggaataggccaggccgactaacaggggcctacggcccaacCTACATCGGCCTAGGTCAGGCCAGACTTTttagataaatagaaaaggcctaggcttttttataagcctatttagctaaaaaggctaggccacaggccACATAAAAAGCGTTTTAAGCCTAAGAGGTCGGCCTATTTACAtacatatgaataattttattattattatattatattttttactttgaattaaaaatataaaaataaattttagttatttagaagaaattatgaaaataagatgaaaagaatcttatgaacaatgtcataagttgtttcgataagttctctcaaacaaataatatcacaaaatttatgctactaggtaaactcaaataaactaatgcaaacaaacatttaatctcattgatcttttaatttgttagtctatataaagacgagttgaatgacttatttacaaatgttcaaatgaaataggcttttaagtaggctaataggccaatcaggccttcaaaaaggtcaggcccaggccaaaaaaataagcctatgataggtacaggccaggcttaggctttgaatattatagcagaccaggctcaggcttggcaaagcctaactcggcctagcctattcccacccctagagACACCTAGCTCTATTTTTAGCTCTTTACACCACAAACAAATTTATTCATTATTtggacaataatttttttttatgtaaatgAAGTGATAATAATCACTAGAAATTCATGTACACAATTGAGAATATTGAGGTTGAAACTCCAATAATTCGTCCAACTTAATAATTTTAACTTTAGTTGACGATAATACTTCTAAATTTTATTAGGAATGTAAATGGATATTCATGGGACAGATAATATGATATCTATGTCCGCTCCGTTGTATAAAGATGATATTCATATCCGTCccatcagtggcggagccagaaattttaggcaGCATGGACAAAAACTTTAAACCATTGattattcatcttttttaattttcagcccctatttttactaattttgcccttaattttgccattgattttgtttgaaaatcgactattaaattggggggagtacaaagaaaatatgcattgagcccgggcgcctgcccgggctagctgggccttggctccgtCCCTGCgcctaggggtgggaataggccaggccgactaacaggggccgtaggcccagcctacataggcatAGGTCAGGCCAGACTTTttagataaatagaaaaggcctaggcttttttataagcctatttagctaaaaaggctaggccacatGTCACATAAAAAGCCTTATAAGCCTaagaggccggcctatttaaataaatatgaataattttattattattatattatattttttactttgaattaaaaatataaaaataaattttagttatcttgaagaaattatgaaaataagatgaaaagaatcttatgaacaatgtcataagttgtttcgataagttctctcaaacaaataatatcacaaaatttatgctactaggtaaacttaaataaactaatgcaaacaaacatttaatctcactgatcttttaatttgttagtctatataaagacgagttgaatgacttatttacaaatgttcaaatgaaataggcttttaagtaggctaataggccaatcaggccttcaaaaaggccgggcccaggccaaaaaaataagcctatgataggttacaggccagacttaggctttgaatattatagcaggccaggctcaggcttggcaaagcctagctcggcccagcctattcccacccctacctgCGCCCCATGTCCGTGTGGATATCCGTTAAACAGGTAATCTGCGGGTTTTAAGGTATCCACAGATATTTATAGATATTCATGGATAACGCTATTTTACTAAaatcatgttttaaaaaaaaatatttttagtttcttttaaaGACACAATACGTTATTATCGCATAACATTCATACAAATCTCTCTTATTATAAGAacaaaattttatcaaattaatttccttcattttcaccAAAGCATAATATCCCATACATTtcatttataacaaaaaaaataagaatgatattgTGATTGTTAGTTATGGTGGAAGAGCGGACGAAGGAGGAGTAGAAAAGATGTCACTAGTTAGAAAGAAAAAGATGCCACTAGTATTGATTGGTTGAATGATGAAATTGTTCAAATGAGATATGAAgtataaaagaaatttaaatatgaaatgaccaataaaatttgtataatatataaatgttttcttcaaagaaaacttaatatatatatatatatatatatatatatatatatatatatatatatatatatatatatatgaggagactaattattttggatttttagaagataaaatataataaactaataatatttaaataatttttataatttattaacggaTATGGATATCCGCAGGTGGTAACATTAAACCCATATTCATATCCATAAATAAATGGGTATTtgaatattcatttattttatcagtGGATATTATTTAAACTACTCGCCCCGTACCCGTGATGAATTTTATCCGCATATAACCGCGGGTATGGATATTTTTGTCATCCCTAAATCTTAACAATAGTTTCGGTTCACAAATCACAAACCATAACTTGCAtattaaaaatagaaagaaagaatAGTACTTACTCACATAATTGaactttttaacatttttttagtaACTATTTTGTTTGTATGCTAACTCTTGATGAGAACGATGTCATGGATAAAAATGAACAAAAGTTTATAAACCTGGTTATGCTCAGACCTAATCACATGCAAttgattaaatgaaaaataaaaatgaacaaaAGTTTATAAACCTTGTTGCACATGAATTATTTTAATGTCCGTAAAAAGATAATTCTATTTTTGATGCTTAATATCTCATCTTTCACCAACTAATGGTGTGGTCCTGGTCACTGGTTGTCCTTCTAAAAACAGCATATTTCTATAAAAGGGCAATAATTTAGAATATGATACTGTGGAATGTTGCAAATActagtaataatatattttttattatttgtataatattttatagaaaaccTAAAAACCATGTAACCATATTACAACACcctttaaaaaattacttaataatttaaaataattagttatatatgaaaaatatttttaaataaatttatttattttcattatttaataATAACAGTAATGGTGGTGCGCTATGAAGTACATACACCTCGAACACAACCCAACACAGACACGGCGACACCAataatagtttaaaaaaataaataaaacgtaATCTCAAGTGTCGGCACAGATGTCCGATGTAGACACAAACACGTTTTTTTCCAGAAGTGTTTGTGTTACATAAGTGGTGGGAGACGGCTGACCGCGAGCCATCCACCATCAACAGCATCGATGGTGAGATGTGGTGTACTCTCTTAATTGATGTACACATATACATACTTTACGATAGACAAATtggtaatatttaataaaaacataTACCGTAAAATCTAATTGATGTCTAAACTAATAATATAGATTTTTGTCAACAGTTAAGACTTTAAAATAGATATGTACTTTTATTTAAGGATGATAAACAAGCATGCCTCCTCCGTTTAAGTTCTTTCAACAAAAACATGCAAGAAACATGATGAAGTGGACCTAAAATTTTGATCCACTTCGAAAAAATGAGAGTGTGACTGGCATACACCCCTAAAaactaaaaattacaaaaattctTATTAATATCAATACccttaaaaaaaaacaagatagAACGGAAGagatatattaaaaatacaaatctAAAACTTTCGTACAAAATAGCTTGTATGGTGGACCTGCCAAAAATGCAGACAAAACAACTTGCTCGGCGGAGCGGCCCATTTTACATGTTTCACTATAAGAATTTTTACATGGCCATCATTAAAATTATGATATACtttggttttttattttaaaagatacATTGATTTTTAAGTTAAACATTAGAATAGCAAGATTGAGGTATTGTTGTTCTACCAaatttttgtgtttgattttcatttttattagtaAGAAAAAAGATGTTACTGTTGTCATGAACAATAGCAAACTAGTGTTACATAAGTTGTTCAAACTGGTTTGCTAAATGCACCACAAAAAATGTAAACACAGGAAGCAATAGTGAGTACTGCACTTGCTGGAGCAATCATAGGTGCTGCAGTTGGTGGATGGATCAACGATCGATTCGGAAGAAAAAAAGCTATCTTAATAGCAGACACCCTCTTTTTTATTGGATCAGCAATAATGGCTGCTGCAATGAATTCATCTCTTCTTATTGTTGGTAGAGTTTTTGTTGGTCTTGGTGTTGGAATGGCTTCAATGGCGTCACCATTATACATCTCAGAAGCTTCTCCAACCCGAGTTCGAGGTGCCTTAGTTAGTCTCAACGGATTTCTCATCACTGGTGGACAGTTTCTCTCTTACCTCATCAACTTGGCCTTCACAAATGTGAGCATCATTCCTTCATGACTTCAACATATTATTGTTAATCGTATATCGAAGTGATTTTATAGTCGCTGTTTGGTTATAATTTATTCAGGCACCAGGAACATGGAGGTGGATGTTAGGAGTAGCAGCGGTACCAGCTCTATTACAATTCGCGCTGATGATTATGCTCCCTGAGTCTCCGCGTTGGTTGTTTCGaaaaggaagagaagaagaagctaAAGCAATTTTAAAGAGGATTTATCCAACCGAAGAAGCCGAAGCTGAAATTAGTACTCTGAAGGAGTCAGTTGAATTAGAAATCAAGGAAGCTGAATCTTCGGATAAGCTCAGCATAATCAAAATGCTGAAAACTAAAACAGCGAGGAGAGGTTTATATGCAGGAATGGGCCTTCAAATTTTCCAGCAGTTTGTAGGAATCAACACTGTCATGTACTATAGTCCAGCAATCATTCAGTTAGCTGGTTTTGCATCCAATAGAACTGCACTTCTTCTGTCACTAGTCACATCTGGTTTGAATGCGTTTGGATCGATTTTGAGCATATACTTTATAGACAAGACAGGAAGGAAAAAGCTTCTGTTGTTCAGTTTGTCTGGTGTTGTTTTGTCACTTGTTGTTTTGACTGTTGTGTTTCATCAGAGTTCGACTCATTCGCCGATGATTAGCGCGGCTGAAACCTCACATTTCAATAATACTTGCCCTGATTACAGTACTGCTATGGACTCTGGTGGATGGGATTGCATGAAGTGCCTTAAGGCTTCTCCAGAATGTGGCTTTTGTGCTTATGAAGAAAATAAGGTAAACTTATCTTGTCAACCTAGTCCTCTTGTTACTTTATTTTAACTAAAACACAAATGACAACAATGCAGTTAGTAGCTATGCAGAGACACCGGTTCAAGCCCATGCTGAAGGCGAAAATACTAACATActaattgtttataaaaaaacatgatttaaGTCTGCTATTTTTAAATATGTGATTTTAGTTCCTTGTTTCACAAGTAACTTTTCTTCCATAAACGTTAATATAGGTTAGTTGGACCTAGGAGGCTCACACTATTGGCAGAGCCGTCTCAAACTTTTGGGACGCGCTGTGTAAAAAGCAGAAACTAGCTTTAGTTGAGTAGTGAAATATTTTTAAGGGTTATATTTAACTGTAAATTAACCGTGGAATGTGTATAAAGGCTTTTTTTTACCATAGCTTAATCTTGAAAAAGTTTGAAACTCTGTGTTGTAAACCGTCTTGCCCACTCTCAAAGAGAGTCCTGACAATTGGCACCATTTTTTGTGCAGCTACTACCTGGAGCATGTTTAATATCCAATGACACAACAAAGGATGAGTGTCACAAAGAGCATAGACTATGGTACACAAGAGGGTGTCCTAGTAAATTTGGATGGCTTGCAATAATAGGACTTGCACTCTATATCATATTCTTTTCACCAGGAATGGGAACTGTGCCATGGGTTGTTAACTCTGAGATTTACCCTTTGAGGTATAGAGGAATATGTGGAGGAATGGCATCTACATCCAATTGGGTCTCAAATCTTATTGTAGCTCAATCCTTTCTTTCATTGACACAAGCTATTGGAGTTTCATGGACTTTTATGATATTTATCTTCATCACTGTTGCAGCCATTGTGTTTGTTGTTATCTTTGTACCAGAAACTAAAGGACTTTCATTGGAAGAGGTGGAGAGTATGCTTGAAAGAAGGTCTCTTAATTTTAAGTTTTGGCAGAGAAGTTCTGATTCTGGTTAAGACAAAGAAGACTCGGTAAATTTTAGTTAGTTGTGTTATATATAAAACCGCGTACCCGAATTCGTACCACGTACCGAAACGAATTGCGAACCTGGTGACTGATATATACTATGTTTTATATTAGAATATGATGAAAGAACTATTGGTtcataatatattaaaatgtGAGTGTTGATGTAATCAGCAATGTAGATATTCTGTAAATGAAGAAAGGGTTTTATGTGTATACAAATGTAGTGTGATAAACTACTATTTGGATTCCAAAGTTTAGTTATGCTTAAGTAACTTAATATTGAGAGAAATGAAATCAATTGAAAAATAGTTTATTATGCAAAAaggtatataaaaaaaacaagatTTGGGAATGAAATGAGGCCCAATTGGATACTtgattggatcaaactctatatGTTTATGGGCACAAAAGAAAAGATGAAGGATATTTCTGAAATAGAATGgagaattaattattttatttgttgtaGTAATATGCTTATAGGATTTTAAATCataacacaattaattcaccagTAAATTAGAAATTGGGACAAACAAAAAATATTGTCAAACCAAACACTTTAGTTCGAATGATAAACGAGTTCAACTAAGAAACGAAGGTTCGGTAAATATTTAATTCGATTTTTTTATCGGAACAATACTTGGTCAATGTTCGAAAAATACCAAATTTCTTTAAATTACGAGGGTCTCGTTCTCCTAAGAAGGAGAGTGTGATTTCACCTTACTTTAAGATCTATTTCAATGTTCTTTAAAACTCAAAATTGTTCAAAAAACAGTGGTTTTGCAAACAAAAACATTAATTGATCCTATGACCTACAATAAGTTGGAGGATCAATAAGTAGAGCTTAATGTTAAAATGTGTATTCTTCCAATTACAAATTAGATCATTTGAAATTACATTTGTGGATTAGCTTAATGTAGGAAACACTTAttgaataaaaaaactaaaacatagaataaaaattaaggtgaattcttatttacccaactcaaaaagttgggtaaagttattTTCAATGTAAAATATCTTGGAAACAACCAAAAAGTATACTATTTAAgagaaaactaaatgattcaatgtgattggtggaaggtacactacccaactttttatgatggGTAGAGAACTATGAAGCACAGACTCTGACACGGACACCGGGACACGACACGACACGGACACTCCGACACCGATAATGTTGAAAATATAGGACACCGACACCGCTACATATAAGCTAATATTTGAGTTTcatttatccatatattgatcaaaattaatgtttttaattCTTTATTGATAACATTGTTTCAATACATGTTTAACCCTTTTTGATGTGTGTGAGATTTgtccaaaaatatatataaatgtccaaaaaaacaaatttttgtttgaaacatTTGTCTGAGTTGTCGAACATATGTGGTATGAGTGTCATACGAGTGTCGGAAACTGATTAAAAGAGTGTCGAAGCAAagaaaaaaaccatttttttaggggacacttgtctgacttttccgacacttgtttgacttttccgacacgtgtcgtacgtgtgtcatacaagtgtcggaCACCGACGCGTGTCGGACACCGCGACACGCCTATTCCtagaggtgtccgtgcttcataggtagagaagttgtccccaaaAATTAAACAGTCATGTAATACAATCCAAAAGTAATAATTAATGCCCCTCCTTGCTTTAGGATCTACCAATTCAAATAAGAGAAAAGATCCACTTCTAT contains:
- the LOC131603531 gene encoding probable inositol transporter 2; protein product: MEGGAPKADISAFRECLSLSWKNPYVLRLAFSAGIGGLLFGYDTGVISGALLYIKDDFKDVDTKTWLQEAIVSTALAGAIIGAAVGGWINDRFGRKKAILIADTLFFIGSAIMAAAMNSSLLIVGRVFVGLGVGMASMASPLYISEASPTRVRGALVSLNGFLITGGQFLSYLINLAFTNAPGTWRWMLGVAAVPALLQFALMIMLPESPRWLFRKGREEEAKAILKRIYPTEEAEAEISTLKESVELEIKEAESSDKLSIIKMLKTKTARRGLYAGMGLQIFQQFVGINTVMYYSPAIIQLAGFASNRTALLLSLVTSGLNAFGSILSIYFIDKTGRKKLLLFSLSGVVLSLVVLTVVFHQSSTHSPMISAAETSHFNNTCPDYSTAMDSGGWDCMKCLKASPECGFCAYEENKLLPGACLISNDTTKDECHKEHRLWYTRGCPSKFGWLAIIGLALYIIFFSPGMGTVPWVVNSEIYPLRYRGICGGMASTSNWVSNLIVAQSFLSLTQAIGVSWTFMIFIFITVAAIVFVVIFVPETKGLSLEEVESMLERRSLNFKFWQRSSDSG